Proteins encoded together in one Desulfobacteraceae bacterium window:
- a CDS encoding ABC transporter ATP-binding protein: MSAAPSGSGSSPVLIELQGVTKIYGRGQAAMRALDGVDLNIRQGEFVAVMGPSGSGKSTCMNILGCLDTPSGGDYRFGGVNVGRLSRDQRALLRRHYLGFVFQGFNLLNRTSALENVELPLIYRGLPVRRRRAKARGALAAVGLAGWERHTPGELSGGQQQRVAIARAIVSDPEVLLADEPTGNLDSARSREIMNLLSGFNRDRGITIIMVTHEADMAAFARRRVDFLDGRIAGGSE, from the coding sequence GCGCCGCCCCATCCGGCAGCGGATCATCCCCGGTGCTGATCGAACTCCAGGGGGTGACCAAGATCTACGGGCGGGGCCAGGCCGCCATGCGCGCCCTGGACGGTGTCGATCTCAACATCCGGCAAGGCGAATTTGTGGCCGTGATGGGGCCCAGCGGTTCGGGCAAGTCCACCTGCATGAATATCCTGGGATGCCTGGACACCCCCAGCGGCGGCGACTACCGCTTCGGGGGCGTGAATGTCGGGCGCCTCAGCCGGGATCAGCGCGCGCTGCTGCGTCGCCACTACCTGGGGTTTGTTTTTCAAGGCTTCAACCTCCTCAACCGGACCTCCGCCCTTGAAAATGTCGAGCTGCCGCTGATCTATCGCGGGCTGCCGGTGCGGCGGCGGCGGGCCAAGGCCCGAGGGGCCCTTGCCGCGGTGGGGCTGGCAGGCTGGGAGCGCCACACCCCAGGTGAGCTTTCCGGCGGGCAGCAGCAGCGGGTGGCCATTGCACGGGCCATCGTCAGCGACCCCGAAGTCCTGCTGGCCGATGAACCCACCGGCAACCTGGACTCGGCCCGCAGCCGGGAAATCATGAATCTGCTTTCCGGGTTCAACCGCGACCGCGGCATCACCATCATCATGGTGACCCACGAGGCCGACATGGCGGCTTTCGCCCGCCGCCGGGTGGACTTCCTGGACGGCCGCATCGCCGGCGGATCCGAATAG